TCAGAGGCGATCCTCGTACCCGCCGGTGAATATCGCCGAAGACGAGAAGACCATTTATGTTTCGGCCGAAATACCCGGAATGAACATTGAGGACATTGAGCTGACCCTGACCGAAGGTAGTCTGGTCCTCAAGGGAACCCGCAAGCCAGAGCAAGGCTCCTATTATCGGCAGGAGCGACCGACAGGAAATTTTCAGCGCATCGTCAGCCTTAACGTGCCCATCAACTCAGACGGGGTCCA
The sequence above is a segment of the Deltaproteobacteria bacterium genome. Coding sequences within it:
- a CDS encoding Hsp20/alpha crystallin family protein, translating into MVIDFSTYYDLPQNIERLFEEFARPLSISQRRSSYPPVNIAEDEKTIYVSAEIPGMNIEDIELTLTEGSLVLKGTRKPEQGSYYRQERPTGNFQRIVSLNVPINSDGVQASMKNGVLNVELPKAEEALPKKISIETA